One window of Elaeis guineensis isolate ETL-2024a chromosome 11, EG11, whole genome shotgun sequence genomic DNA carries:
- the LOC105034432 gene encoding uncharacterized protein: protein MARRILNFRRTIPEGLVEAFSSRLVAQRPLLPPQLGASSSPSQALVGADSGADVRAESELNEGTCLAEADRAMLEKFHIFKAKTASNVAAMPIILKRLNECIARIDKLDQYNVNIHSVFRRKRK from the exons ATGGCCCGCAGAATACTCAATTTCCGGAGGACCATCCCGGAGGGGCTCGTGGAGGCCTTCTCCTCTCGCCTCGTGGCTCAGAGACCACTCCTTCCGCCGCAGCTTGGAGCTAGCTCATCTCCATCCCAAGCCCTGGTGGGCGCTGATTCCGGAGCTG ATGTAAGAGCGGAATCTGAGTTGAATGAGGGGACATGTCTTGCAGAAGCTGATCGGGCGATGCTTGAGAAGTTCCATATTTTCAAAGCCAAGACGGCTAGCAATGTTGCTGCAATGCCCATCATTTTGAAGAGATTGAATGAATGCATTGCAAGGATTGATAAACTAGATCAGTATAATGTAAACATACATTCCGTTTTCAGAAGAAAACGGAAGTAG